In Chitinophagaceae bacterium C216, the genomic stretch GGAATTCGATCATTATATTTCTGCTTTATACCTTCCAATGCATCTCTCACATCGTATACCAACTGGCTCGTTCTCGCAATACAAATATGTACCGGAGCATATACGCTAGTACGCCGTCCGCTTTGTTCGGCAGCACTCATTACAATACTTCCGGTTCTGGCCACCAGAAACTCGCAACCGGTAATGGCTACATCACAATTACTAAGTTCTTGAAAAGAGGCGCCAAAATCAATGCCATTTCCCACTAGCTGCTTAATCTGCTCATCAATACAGTAAATGGATGACCAATTTTTCTGGGCCAGCAATCCTTTTAATTGGACTGCCAGATCCTGCTCATCCAAGCAAAAAATAAATTTTCCTTGCAAATCGGTAAAGCGCTCGGCAAACTCAACTTCAATCTCCTGAGTAAGGGGGGTATAAACCGAAGATTGCCCTTCGCTTTTAGGGAAGGGCAATAAAATAGGTTGTACCAACGCTTCTTTTATCTTCTTTAATACACTATCTTTCTTGTTGGGTATCATAATTTACATGGACTGGTTGGTAACATCGCTGTCATAAGGAGGCACACCGGCAGAAATTTCTCCTGATGCGGCATGTTCGCCTTCTTCATCCAGCAATTTCTTTTCCTCGTAAGGCCGTGGGCCAATCAACGCAGCTACATCGGCTTGGAACAATACTTCTCGTTCCAGTAAGGCTTCTGCTAGCTTTTCTACTTCTGCCTTTTTCTCTATCAACAAATCCTTGGTACGTTTGTAGCATTTGTCTATCAGACTCCGTACTTCTTCATCAATCAGCTTCGAAGTTTCTTCACTGTATGGTTTGGTAAATGCATTTTCCTGATGTGGATCGTAGAAACTTACATTACCTATTTTTTCATTCATACCATAAATGGTTACCATACTGTACGCCATACGTGTAATCTGCTGCAAGTCGTTTTGTGCTCCAGTTGAAATCTTACCGAAGAAGATTTCTTCGCTGGCACGTCCACCCAACGTCATACACATTTGGTCTGTCAGCTGATCGGTATTGTATAGATATTGTTCCTTCGGTGTGTATTGTGCATAACCCAAAGCCGCTGTACCCCGCGGAACGATCGTTACTTTCAGTAGCGGATAAGCATGCTCCAGGAACCATCCGCACACGGCATGGCCGGCTTCGTGATAGGCGATAATTTTCTTTTCCTCTGGAGAAATAATTTTGTTTTTCTTTTCTAGTCCGCCTATTACACGGTCTACTGCATCCTGGAAATC encodes the following:
- the lutC_1 gene encoding Lactate utilization protein C, with amino-acid sequence MIPNKKDSVLKKIKEALVQPILLPFPKSEGQSSVYTPLTQEIEVEFAERFTDLQGKFIFCLDEQDLAVQLKGLLAQKNWSSIYCIDEQIKQLVGNGIDFGASFQELSNCDVAITGCEFLVARTGSIVMSAAEQSGRRTSVYAPVHICIARTSQLVYDVRDALEGIKQKYNDRIPSLITFATGPSRTADIEKTLVVGVHGPKEVYVFLIDDKPLA